TATACCCGGCCATTTCAACTTTCGAGAAGTTAAGGAATATTTCAGACCGGACGGTTCTCGTTCGGATTGCGGACCGGGCCCATACGCTTCAAACCTTCTTCATAGGTGATGACTTCCCAGTCGGAGTCGAATTTCACAGCTTCTTCGATAATATAATCCATCTTGCCGCCCGTATTGAGCTTTTTGATGTCGTTCTTATCGATGAACAGCAGCTCCAAGAATTCGTTATAGGCAGTGGCTTCGCCGATCGCCAAGCAATAGAACATCACATCGCCCATATAGATGCGATACTTAGCCAGCAGATCCTGGTTATTTGAATAGATGAAGTATTTGTTCCCCGGCTTAAACAAGTCGCCGAAGACTTCCATGATCGTCCCGAGATATTCGAACGACAAAAGATAGCACATGAACATCTCAAGGTGCTTGTCATCCGGCTCTTTGGTGGAGGTAAACACCTGCCACACCGACAGTTCCGGCGGCCGCTTCTCGTCGGCCATCTGCTGCTGGAACTTCAGCGCGATCTCGCCGCGGAAGCCGAAGCGGCCGGGGCTGATCTCTTCCTTGATGATCGCGTGTGTGAGACGGCTCTCTGCCTCAAGCCGCGCGAGAGGTGTTTTATCTATGGTTAGCGTCATGAGGATTCCCATCGTCATTGCGGAGCCAGTCCGCCAATTTGAAGAAAGATTGGTGTAATTGCGCCCGCAGAGACGCATCCTCGACGACTTCTTCGAGGGCGCCGGTCATACAGAGCATCCAGGCATCTCGCTCGGCCTCGCCGATGCGAAAGGGCATATGCCGCATCCGCAAGCGCGGATGGCCGCGCTCCTGCGAATAGAGCGCGGGTCCGCCCATCCATTCGCCGAGATAGTTTTTGAGAATTTTCTTTACCGAGGTCAGATCCTTGGCATGCATCGCACGGATCGCGCGCGCCTCGGGCAAAGTGTCCATGCGAAGATAAAAGGCATCGACAAGGGCATCTACGGCCGCTTGTCCGCCTATCGCGACGAAAGGAGTTGTCGTGGGTGTTACAGAAATATTCACCGGCTTACAGACACTTTTGAGGCGGGCTCCAACTGGGGAATGTCGAAGCCCGCTCTAACTGAACTCCAACTCACGCAAGCGCCGCTTCTTTTTGCTGCACGAATTCGGCGACGAAATCGGCCAACGGCATGTCGATACGTTCGATATTATATCGCTTGAAGAACTTCAATTCGTTCTTTGTCGGCTCTTCGGGCAGCACCGCCCAATGCTTTTCGGACGAGCGCTTCATGATCTGGAACGCGAAAATCCGTTCGACCTGGCTCGAGAAGCGGCAGCCGAGGAACAGGAAATTGCGGCCCGTCCGGATTTCCATCACCTTTTCCGGGATCGGCGTCTGAATGTCGATTTCGGTCAGGACCTCGACATAATCCGAGTCGGAGACAAGAAAATTGCTTCCAGGCGTCACGCAACCCCAGGGATAATAGAGCACCGACTCCCAAGCCTGCGCCGTCGCCAGTTCGGCTTCCTTGTCGATGAGGCTATTGTCGGCATTGAAATATTGCACCCAGGTCGCAAGGTGTTCGGCATGGCTGACGCCCTGCACGTGACCCCATTTATTGGTGCGCGAGGCCTGCATGGCCTGCAGCATCAGATTGTCGTACCAGGCGTAGACGACGAGCGGGATCTTCTCCTGCGCCGCGAGATAGGTGTGCAAGGCGGTCGGAGGGACTTGCGCCTTGAACGCATCGGTCATGACCGAGCTGATCGTTTTCCGGTGCTTGAAGTTCTCGATATATTGCGCGGCGGCCGACAGATTCTTGCGGATCTTATGCGGCACGGTCGCCTTCGCCGTGAGTTTGGCAACCAGCGGCTCGGGACCCGCGGGCAATGGCAGATTTTCCCCGGCTAGAGCCAGGGTACCCGGCCCGAGATAGGGAATAAGACGACCCTCATTGAGGGTCGTCCTGATAGCAGCGATGGCTTCGGAGGTCATGCATTTGCCTTTTCATCCGGAGCCATTGTCTTGAAGCGCGCCAACTCGTCATGCGACATGTAGAAGGCAGCACGCCCCCCGGACAGCGAGTGAACGGGCAGACGATACGAGAGGTAGTCGTACCATTCCTGAGCACCGACACCTTCGGGCGCTTCACCACAGGAGGTGCAAAGCCCCTTGGGGTCATAGCGGACTTGGAGAACGACTTCAGCGATAGGCATGCGACATATCCTTTCTTTCTAAGTTAGGTGCGACGGCCGTCTTAGCCGGAAAGCGCACCGAGCAGCTCGATCTTGGCGTCCTCGGTGCCCAGCGTGGCGAGACAGGCGAAGCGCGACTTGGTCGCGACGCCAATCATGTTTTCGAGGCGCTCGTTTTCTTCCTTGGTCATTTTGGCCAAGCCCTTCTTTCCTTCGAGAAGGAAGATATGGCAGCTGTCAAATTTCCCTGTATTGCACTTGCATTCCATCGGAAATCCAGCCGCCTGAATGGCGGCCAGGAGGGTCGACCCCTCCGGGACTTCCTGCGTTTTTCCCGAGGGCATGATCGTTACTGTCGGCATTTCAATTGAACCCCTGTCTTAAGCGTTGGTGTTTTAGCTGACTTCCCGAATTTTTCTACTGACTTCTAAAGCGTGATTTCCGCACCCGCACCGATGTTGATCGACGCATCCTTCATCGTGCCCACGATGAAGGCGATCTGGTTCTCGGTGAGGTGCGCGTGAAACGGCAGCAAAACAGCCCGATCCGCCACTTTTTCTGTCACCAGAAAATCCTTCTTGCGATAGCCCAATTCAAAATAATAGGGCTGCTGATGCAGCGGCACCGAATAGGCTGCCGCCTCGATATCTTCCTTCCTCATATCGTCGATGATCGAGTCCCGGCTCGACCGCGTAAAGCGCGTCCCGAGATGAACGATGTAGAGGAACCAATTGACGCTCGTGACATCCGGCCCGATGTAGGGATCCTTGATCCCCTCGAAGGACTTCACATAGTCGAAATACCAATATTCCGTCCGCTTGCGGCGCTCAAGAATCAGTTCGAGCCGCTGCAATTGAACGAGACCCAGTGCCGCGGCCAGATTGCTCATCGAAGCCTTATAGGCCGCCGCCATGCCGACGACGACCGAGGCGCGTTCCTCGACCCGGTGCGACCGCCAGCGGCGGAGCGCCATAGCAACGTCCTGACTGTCGGTGACGACCATGCCGCCTTCGCCGCAGACCAGCGGGCCCGGCTGGGAGAAGTCGAAAATCGAACAATCGCCGAATGTTCCGACCATTTGATTTTTATAGGTCGAACCGATGGCCTCGCTTGAATCCTCGATGAGGATCAAGTTGTTGCGGGTCGCGACATCGCGGAACGACGTCCACGGCGCCGGATGTCCGTTGACATTGCCGACGACGATCGCCTTGGTCTTTTCAGAAATCTTGTTCTCGGCCTTTTCAGGCACGAGGCAGCCAGACCAATAGTCGATATCGGCAAAGATCGGAAAAGCGCCGCGCAGACCGATCGCATGGGTGATCTCGCGGTAGGAATGCGGCGAACAGATCACCTCATCGCCGGCGCCGATTCCATAGGCATCGAGCACGAGCATCAGACCGATGGTGCCGCTTGCAACCGCGATCGCATATTTGCGCCCGGAATATTGTGCGAAAGCCGCCTCGAAAGCCTCGACCGCTTCGCCCGAGGAAATATTCGGGCTCTGCAAAACATCGGCGACGGCATCGAGCTCGGCTTGCGAGATGTCAGGGTCCGAAATCGGGATCCAACTCGAACTATGGGCCATCACGCCACCTTGTTCACGACGATGATCCCGGTCGCGACGCCGGGATCTCTTGTCATCGTCACGCAGTGATCGACCGCGCTGATCAGATAAAGTGTGAACTTCGGGAATTCCTTGTAGGGATTCTCGCCGTCGACGTCGCTCGGGTCGCACCGCGTCAGCGACACACCCGGAAAATTCTGCCGGAAGTCCTTGAACACGGAATCATTCGCGTCCGGACCATCCAGCATGGTTTCGATCTTCGCAAGGTTTTCGCTCGTGAGACTGCTCATGGCTGAAATCTCATTCTTCGTTCAATTTCCGCGCTTCAACCGTGCAAGGCAACACTGTCGCGGCGCTCTCCGGCGGCAATTCCAATTGCCAACCGTTGGCGAGGGTGACGATCCCGCCCCACATATTCTCTTTTTCCATCGAGACGATGGGCTCTTCGAGGTCCTTCTTCGGCACGTAGACCGTCAAAATGCCCGCGCCGTCCTTGCGTATCATAATTCTCATCGAGACCCCACTGATGTACCCAAAATCCTAGCGCCCTCATCAAGCGGCGATTGCCGCCGCTTCATTCACGATCCCGGGCAGAACATCAAGGAGCGTGTCAATATCGGCGGCCGTATTTTCACGGCCGAGAGAAAAGCGAACCGA
The Methyloferula stellata AR4 DNA segment above includes these coding regions:
- a CDS encoding 2Fe-2S iron-sulfur cluster-binding protein, translated to MPTVTIMPSGKTQEVPEGSTLLAAIQAAGFPMECKCNTGKFDSCHIFLLEGKKGLAKMTKEENERLENMIGVATKSRFACLATLGTEDAKIELLGALSG
- a CDS encoding DegT/DnrJ/EryC1/StrS family aminotransferase; the encoded protein is MAHSSSWIPISDPDISQAELDAVADVLQSPNISSGEAVEAFEAAFAQYSGRKYAIAVASGTIGLMLVLDAYGIGAGDEVICSPHSYREITHAIGLRGAFPIFADIDYWSGCLVPEKAENKISEKTKAIVVGNVNGHPAPWTSFRDVATRNNLILIEDSSEAIGSTYKNQMVGTFGDCSIFDFSQPGPLVCGEGGMVVTDSQDVAMALRRWRSHRVEERASVVVGMAAAYKASMSNLAAALGLVQLQRLELILERRKRTEYWYFDYVKSFEGIKDPYIGPDVTSVNWFLYIVHLGTRFTRSSRDSIIDDMRKEDIEAAAYSVPLHQQPYYFELGYRKKDFLVTEKVADRAVLLPFHAHLTENQIAFIVGTMKDASINIGAGAEITL
- the nifT gene encoding putative nitrogen fixation protein NifT, with product MRIMIRKDGAGILTVYVPKKDLEEPIVSMEKENMWGGIVTLANGWQLELPPESAATVLPCTVEARKLNEE
- a CDS encoding group II truncated hemoglobin encodes the protein MNISVTPTTTPFVAIGGQAAVDALVDAFYLRMDTLPEARAIRAMHAKDLTSVKKILKNYLGEWMGGPALYSQERGHPRLRMRHMPFRIGEAERDAWMLCMTGALEEVVEDASLRAQLHQSFFKLADWLRNDDGNPHDANHR
- a CDS encoding SIR2 family NAD-dependent protein deacylase; the encoded protein is MTSEAIAAIRTTLNEGRLIPYLGPGTLALAGENLPLPAGPEPLVAKLTAKATVPHKIRKNLSAAAQYIENFKHRKTISSVMTDAFKAQVPPTALHTYLAAQEKIPLVVYAWYDNLMLQAMQASRTNKWGHVQGVSHAEHLATWVQYFNADNSLIDKEAELATAQAWESVLYYPWGCVTPGSNFLVSDSDYVEVLTEIDIQTPIPEKVMEIRTGRNFLFLGCRFSSQVERIFAFQIMKRSSEKHWAVLPEEPTKNELKFFKRYNIERIDMPLADFVAEFVQQKEAALA